Part of the Solwaraspora sp. WMMA2065 genome is shown below.
GTGGCCGGCACCTGCGCCGGTGTCTGCCGGGCACCACGCAGCGCGGCGATGCTTTCGCTGCCGACCAGCAGCGCGAACACCGCCAGGCCTGCCGCGACCATGGCACGTTTCGACACGGTGCGTTTCGACATGTCGACTCCGGGCGAGGGGGTGGACGGAGATCGAGCGAAGCACACGTTAGTCGATCAATCCGCACAACTCGACCCCGCACATCGGACACCAGCACTGCCGACCATCGGCGGTGACGGGCCGTACCGCCAACAGCTACGGCAAGTGCTGCTGGCCGACCGACCGGTCGGCGGACCGGCAGAGCGTGAATGCGTCTGTCAGGTCGGCGCAGTGCCGTACCCCGTCCGGCAGTTCGGGGACCGGCCAGCCCGGCCCGACCGCGAGGACCAGCACCGGACGGTGCCGTCCGGAGCGGGCCGCAGCCAACTGCCCGAGGTCCGCGGTCGCCGGGGTGTGCGACCAGAGCACCACGGCGGCCGGACCCGTCCGGTCGACGGCGGCGACCAGCGCGGTCACCGGTACCCGGGCACCGAGCAACCGGGCGACCACGCCGGCCTCGACGAGTGCGGCGGCCAGCGCCTCCAACGGCAGGGTGTGCTGCTCGTCGTCGGTGCAGGCCAGCAGCACACCGGAACCAGCGCCGACAAGCGGGCCCGAAGAATCACCCGGCAGGGCCGCCGGGACCGGCCCGGTCACCGACGCCGGACCGGTCACCGACGCGAACGCGGCGGAGACGCACCGGGACAGCAGATGCTCCACCTCGATGAAGCCGGCGGTGGCCGCGTACCGGTCACCGACGCCGGCCAGCACCGGGCGGACCACCCGGTCCCAGGTGGCTATCACCCCGTCGGCACGCAGCCCACGCTCGATGATCTCCCGCATGGCCAGGTCGTCCAGGCGTACGGCGGCCCGGGCCAGACCACGGGCGGCCGGGCCGGCGGTGCCGACGGCGATGGTGTGCCCGCCGCCGGCCCGGCCCTGCCCGGGGCCGGGGCCGAGGCCGAGGCCGGCGGGGGCGGGTGGAGCCGCGTTGCCGCGTGCCCATCGCGCCGCCTCGGCCGGGGACACGCCTTCGGCGGTGAGCCGACGCATCACCTCCAGCCGGGCCAGATCCTCCCGGCTGTACCGGCGATGGTGCCCCTTGACGTGCCGGGTCGGGCCGAGCCCGTACCGCTGGTGCCAGGTGCGCAGCGTGGTGACCGCCACGCCGAGCCGGCGCGCCACGCTGCCCGCACTCAGCGCGTCATCGCTCACCTGGCCGCTCCGCAGCCGCGCCGTGCCGCTCCGCGTTCACGTCATGGTCCCGCCGGCCCGACGCGACAACTGGTCGACCACGCCGGCCAGCCACGGGGCGTAGGCGTGCGGGTCATCGGTCAGGCCGGCCCGCAGCTCATCCGGCGGCATCCAGCGCAGCTGCGCGATCTCCGCCGGATCGGGCCGCAGCGGGGTGGCCGGGTCGAGATCACCCAGCAGTACGTGGTCGTACTCGTACTCGGTCCGGCCGGTGACCGGGTCGGTGGCCTGGTAGGTGTGCACGCCGAGCTCGGTCAACGGCACCGGCGCGACGCCCACCTCCTCGCCGAGCCGGC
Proteins encoded:
- a CDS encoding MerR family transcriptional regulator, with protein sequence MSDDALSAGSVARRLGVAVTTLRTWHQRYGLGPTRHVKGHHRRYSREDLARLEVMRRLTAEGVSPAEAARWARGNAAPPAPAGLGLGPGPGQGRAGGGHTIAVGTAGPAARGLARAAVRLDDLAMREIIERGLRADGVIATWDRVVRPVLAGVGDRYAATAGFIEVEHLLSRCVSAAFASVTGPASVTGPVPAALPGDSSGPLVGAGSGVLLACTDDEQHTLPLEALAAALVEAGVVARLLGARVPVTALVAAVDRTGPAAVVLWSHTPATADLGQLAAARSGRHRPVLVLAVGPGWPVPELPDGVRHCADLTDAFTLCRSADRSVGQQHLP
- the idi gene encoding isopentenyl-diphosphate Delta-isomerase, with amino-acid sequence MTGTSRESHLVELVDPAGRPVGSATVAAAHQSPGQLHRAFSVILVDRAGRLLLQQRAAVKTRFPLRWANTCCGHPLPGESVTEAANRRLGEEVGVAPVPLTELGVHTYQATDPVTGRTEYEYDHVLLGDLDPATPLRPDPAEIAQLRWMPPDELRAGLTDDPHAYAPWLAGVVDQLSRRAGGTMT